A genomic window from Pseudocitrobacter corydidari includes:
- the lptB gene encoding LPS export ABC transporter ATP-binding protein, producing MATLTAKNLAKAYKGRRVVEDVSLTVNSGEIVGLLGPNGAGKTTTFYMVVGIVPRDAGNIIIDDEDISLLPLHARARRGIGYLPQEASIFRRLSVYDNLMAVLQIRDDLTSEQREDRCNELMEEFHIEHLRDNMGQSLSGGERRRVEIARALAANPKFILLDEPFAGVDPISVIDIKHIIEHLRDSGLGVLITDHNVRETLAVCERAYIVSQGQLIAHGTPTEILQDEHVKRVYLGEDFRL from the coding sequence ATGGCGACATTAACTGCAAAGAACCTGGCTAAAGCCTACAAAGGCCGCCGTGTGGTAGAGGATGTCAGTCTGACCGTCAACTCCGGTGAGATTGTGGGCCTGCTCGGGCCGAACGGTGCGGGTAAAACCACCACCTTCTACATGGTGGTCGGTATCGTGCCGCGCGATGCGGGTAACATCATTATTGATGACGAAGATATCAGCCTGCTGCCGCTGCACGCCCGTGCGCGCCGCGGGATTGGCTATCTGCCACAGGAAGCGTCCATTTTCCGTCGTCTGAGCGTATACGACAACCTGATGGCCGTGCTGCAAATTCGCGACGATCTCACCAGCGAACAGCGCGAAGACCGCTGTAATGAGCTGATGGAAGAGTTCCACATCGAACACCTGCGCGACAACATGGGTCAATCGCTCTCCGGGGGCGAACGTCGCCGCGTAGAGATCGCCCGCGCGCTGGCCGCAAATCCGAAATTTATCCTGCTGGATGAACCGTTTGCGGGCGTTGACCCAATCTCCGTTATCGATATCAAACACATCATTGAGCACCTGCGCGACAGCGGTCTCGGCGTGTTAATCACTGACCACAACGTCCGCGAAACGCTGGCGGTGTGTGAGCGTGCGTATATCGTCAGCCAGGGGCAGCTTATCGCCCACGGCACCCCGACAGAGATCTTACAAGACGAACATGTTAAACGTGTGTATCTTGGGGAAGACTTCAGACTCTGA
- the lptA gene encoding lipopolysaccharide ABC transporter substrate-binding protein LptA, with the protein MKFRTNKLSLKLALAGSLLAASLPALALTGDTDQPIHIESDQQSLDMQGNIVTFTGNVIVTQGSIKINADKVVVTRPGGEKGKEVIDGYGNPATFYQMQDNGKPVKGHAAKMHYELQSDFVVLTGNAYLEQVDSNIKGDKITYLVKEQKMQAFSEKGKRVTTVLVPSQLQDKNKDQAPAQKKSN; encoded by the coding sequence ATGAAATTCAGAACAAACAAACTCAGCCTTAAGCTGGCGCTCGCCGGTTCTCTGCTGGCAGCCAGCCTGCCGGCACTGGCACTGACTGGTGATACTGACCAGCCGATTCACATTGAATCCGATCAGCAGTCGCTGGATATGCAGGGCAATATCGTGACCTTTACCGGCAACGTTATTGTGACCCAGGGCAGTATCAAAATTAACGCCGACAAGGTCGTGGTGACCCGCCCTGGCGGCGAAAAAGGCAAAGAAGTGATCGACGGCTACGGTAACCCGGCGACCTTCTATCAAATGCAGGACAACGGCAAGCCGGTGAAAGGCCACGCCGCCAAAATGCATTATGAACTGCAAAGTGATTTCGTGGTGCTGACCGGCAACGCGTATCTGGAACAGGTCGACAGTAACATCAAGGGCGACAAAATCACTTACCTGGTTAAAGAACAGAAAATGCAGGCGTTTAGCGAAAAAGGTAAACGCGTCACGACCGTTCTGGTTCCGTCCCAGTTGCAGGACAAAAACAAAGACCAGGCTCCGGCACAGAAGAAGAGTAACTAA
- the lptC gene encoding LPS export ABC transporter periplasmic protein LptC — protein MSKTRRWVIILLSLAALILIGINLASNDDDGQAVVNANDPTYKSEHTDTVVYSPEGALNYRLIAEHVEYFSDEAVSWFTQPRLTTFDTEKVPTWSIKADKAKLTNDRMLYLYGHVEVNALTPDAQLRKITTDNAQINLVTQDVTSDDLVTLYGTTFNSSGLKMRGNLRSKNAELIEKVRTSYEIQNKQTQP, from the coding sequence ATGAGTAAAACCAGACGTTGGGTTATTATCCTGCTTTCGCTTGCGGCGCTCATCCTCATTGGCATCAATCTGGCCAGTAACGATGATGACGGCCAGGCGGTTGTCAATGCGAATGACCCAACTTATAAAAGCGAACATACCGATACGGTGGTCTACAGCCCTGAAGGCGCGTTGAATTATCGGTTAATCGCAGAACACGTCGAGTATTTCTCCGACGAAGCTGTCTCGTGGTTTACCCAGCCGCGACTGACCACGTTTGACACCGAAAAAGTGCCAACCTGGTCAATCAAAGCCGATAAAGCGAAGCTGACAAACGATCGCATGCTGTACCTTTACGGTCACGTTGAAGTTAACGCGCTGACCCCTGACGCGCAATTGCGCAAAATTACGACGGATAACGCCCAAATCAACCTGGTCACCCAGGATGTTACCTCTGATGATTTGGTGACGTTATACGGAACGACATTTAATTCCAGCGGCCTGAAAATGCGCGGCAATTTACGCAGCAAGAACGCCGAGCTGATTGAAAAGGTTAGAACCTCCTATGAAATTCAGAACAAACAAACTCAGCCTTAA
- the kdsC gene encoding 3-deoxy-manno-octulosonate-8-phosphatase KdsC, translating to MSNAVTSVATCYGPVSTEFIEKAAKIRLLILDVDGVLSDGLIYMGNNGEELKAFNVRDGYGIRCALTSGIEVAIITGRKAKLLEDRCDTLGITHLYQGQSDKLIAYRELLSKLGLQADEVAYVGDDLIDWPVMAEVGLSVAVNDAHPLLLPRADYVTRIAGGRGAVREVCDLLLLAQGKLEEAKGQSI from the coding sequence ATGAGTAATGCTGTCACTTCCGTGGCAACCTGTTACGGCCCGGTGAGCACCGAATTTATTGAGAAAGCGGCGAAAATTCGCCTGCTGATCCTCGACGTCGACGGCGTGCTGTCCGATGGTCTGATTTACATGGGGAATAACGGCGAAGAGCTGAAAGCCTTCAACGTGCGTGATGGCTACGGTATTCGCTGCGCCCTGACGTCCGGAATCGAAGTTGCCATTATTACCGGGCGAAAAGCTAAACTGTTAGAAGACCGCTGTGATACGTTAGGAATTACCCATCTTTATCAAGGGCAATCCGATAAACTGATCGCCTATCGCGAGCTGCTTAGCAAGCTCGGTTTGCAGGCCGATGAAGTCGCTTATGTGGGCGACGATCTCATCGACTGGCCGGTCATGGCGGAAGTGGGTTTAAGCGTTGCGGTCAATGACGCGCATCCGCTGTTGCTGCCGCGTGCGGATTACGTCACCCGTATTGCCGGTGGACGCGGCGCGGTCCGCGAAGTGTGCGATCTCCTGTTGCTGGCGCAAGGGAAGTTAGAGGAAGCCAAAGGGCAATCGATATGA
- the kdsD gene encoding arabinose-5-phosphate isomerase KdsD: MSQIDLQPGFDFQKAGKEVLEIEREGLAQLDQYINDDFSRACEKIFYCSGKVVVMGMGKSGHIGRKMAATFASTGTSAFFVHPGEAAHGDLGMVTPHDIVIALSNSGESNEILALIPVLKRLQVPLICMTSRPESSMGRAADIHLCVKVPKEACPLGLAPTSSTTAALVMGDALAVALLKARGFTAEDFALSHPGGALGRKLLLRVNDIMHTGDEIPRVSKEASLRDALLEITRKNLGMTVICDANMKIDGIFTDGDLRRIFDNGADLRSLSIADVMTPGGIRIRPGTLAVDALNLMQSRHVTCVLVADGDHLLGVIHMHDLLRAGVV, encoded by the coding sequence ATGTCGCAAATCGATTTGCAACCGGGTTTTGACTTCCAGAAAGCCGGGAAAGAGGTGCTGGAGATTGAACGCGAGGGCCTGGCCCAGCTCGATCAATACATCAACGACGACTTCAGCCGCGCCTGTGAGAAAATCTTCTACTGCAGCGGTAAAGTCGTGGTGATGGGCATGGGGAAATCCGGGCATATTGGCCGCAAAATGGCTGCGACATTTGCCAGCACCGGCACCTCCGCGTTCTTCGTGCATCCGGGCGAAGCCGCACATGGCGATTTGGGCATGGTAACGCCGCACGATATCGTCATCGCCTTGTCTAACTCCGGTGAATCAAACGAAATTCTGGCGTTGATCCCGGTTCTGAAACGTTTACAGGTGCCGCTGATTTGCATGACCAGCCGCCCGGAAAGCAGTATGGGCCGCGCGGCGGATATCCATCTGTGCGTGAAAGTGCCGAAAGAAGCCTGCCCGTTGGGCCTGGCGCCGACCTCCAGCACCACCGCGGCGCTGGTGATGGGTGATGCGCTGGCAGTTGCGCTGCTGAAAGCGCGCGGTTTCACTGCCGAAGATTTTGCGCTCTCCCACCCCGGCGGCGCACTTGGTCGCAAGCTGTTGCTGCGCGTAAACGATATTATGCACACCGGCGACGAAATTCCGCGCGTCAGCAAAGAAGCGTCTTTGCGTGATGCGCTGCTGGAAATTACCCGCAAAAACCTCGGCATGACGGTAATTTGCGATGCCAACATGAAGATCGACGGTATCTTCACCGATGGTGACCTGCGCCGTATCTTTGATAACGGCGCCGATTTGCGTAGCCTGAGCATCGCCGATGTGATGACCCCAGGCGGTATTCGTATCCGTCCGGGTACGCTGGCCGTTGATGCGTTAAACCTGATGCAATCCCGCCACGTCACCTGCGTGCTGGTTGCCGATGGCGATCACCTGCTGGGCGTCATCCATATGCATGATTTACTGCGCGCAGGCGTAGTGTAA
- a CDS encoding calcium/sodium antiporter, with the protein MLLATALFIIGLLLVVYSADRLVYSASILCRAVGIPPLIIGLTVVSVGTSLPEIIVSSAAALHGQVDLAIGTAIGSNIINILLILGLAALLHPFTVHSDILRREVPLMLIVSLLAGYVLYDGELSLFDGVFLLALAVLWLLFTVKIARLAERQGNDSLTREQVAELPREGSLPVAFLWLGIALIIMPMATRMVVDNATVLANFFAMSELTIGLTAIALGTSLPELATAIAGVRKGENDIAIGNIIGSNFFNIAIVLGIPALLAPGAFNPLAFTRDYGVMVIVSVIFALLCWRRQQIGRVAGALLTGGFIAWLAMLWWATPLFVE; encoded by the coding sequence ATGCTTTTAGCGACGGCTCTGTTCATAATTGGTTTACTTCTGGTGGTTTACAGCGCCGACCGTCTGGTTTACTCCGCATCAATACTGTGTCGCGCGGTAGGCATCCCGCCGCTGATTATTGGTCTGACGGTGGTCAGCGTCGGCACATCATTACCGGAAATTATTGTTTCTTCCGCCGCCGCGCTGCACGGGCAAGTTGATTTGGCCATTGGCACCGCCATTGGCTCGAATATCATCAATATTTTATTGATCCTCGGGCTTGCCGCCTTGCTGCACCCTTTTACCGTGCATTCTGATATCCTGCGCCGCGAAGTTCCCTTAATGTTAATCGTCAGCCTGCTGGCGGGCTATGTGTTGTATGATGGTGAATTATCACTGTTTGATGGCGTTTTTTTGCTCGCGCTGGCGGTGCTTTGGTTGCTGTTTACCGTTAAAATCGCCCGGCTGGCGGAACGTCAGGGAAACGATAGCCTGACCCGCGAACAGGTCGCGGAGCTACCCCGCGAAGGTTCGCTGCCGGTTGCGTTCCTGTGGCTCGGTATCGCGTTGATTATTATGCCCATGGCGACGCGTATGGTGGTGGATAACGCTACCGTACTGGCCAATTTCTTTGCCATGAGCGAGCTGACCATCGGCCTGACCGCCATTGCGCTGGGCACCAGTCTCCCAGAACTGGCAACGGCAATCGCGGGCGTGCGCAAAGGCGAAAATGACATTGCCATTGGTAATATCATCGGCTCCAACTTTTTTAATATCGCCATTGTTCTTGGAATACCGGCGCTGCTGGCGCCAGGCGCGTTTAACCCACTGGCCTTCACCCGCGATTACGGCGTGATGGTTATCGTGAGCGTGATTTTTGCGTTGCTGTGCTGGCGACGTCAACAAATTGGCCGCGTGGCGGGCGCGCTCTTAACCGGCGGGTTTATCGCATGGCTGGCGATGCTCTGGTGGGCGACGCCGCTCTTTGTAGAATGA
- the mlaF gene encoding phospholipid ABC transporter ATP-binding protein MlaF: protein MSQSLANLVDVRGMSFTRGNRVIFDNISLSVPRGKITAIMGPSGIGKTTLLRLIGGQIPPDSGEILFDGENVPEMSRSRLYTVRKRMSMLFQSGALFTDMNVFDNVAYPIREHTHLPPALLKSTVMMKLEAVGLRGAAKLMPSELSGGMARRAALARAIALEPDLIMFDEPFVGQDPITMGVLVKLISELNSALGVTCVVVSHDVPEVLSIADYAYIVADKKIVAHGSASALQENDDPRVRQFLDGIADGPVPFRYPAGDYRRDLLGTGS from the coding sequence ATGAGCCAGAGTTTAGCGAATCTTGTTGATGTCCGGGGAATGAGCTTCACGCGCGGGAACCGTGTCATCTTTGACAATATCTCGCTTTCGGTGCCGCGCGGAAAAATTACTGCCATCATGGGGCCGTCGGGCATCGGCAAAACCACGCTGCTGCGCCTGATTGGCGGGCAGATCCCACCGGACAGCGGCGAGATCCTGTTTGACGGCGAAAATGTGCCGGAGATGTCCCGCTCGCGCCTGTATACCGTGCGTAAGCGCATGAGCATGCTGTTTCAGTCCGGCGCGCTGTTCACCGACATGAACGTTTTTGACAATGTCGCCTATCCTATTCGTGAGCACACGCATCTTCCTCCCGCCCTGCTGAAAAGCACGGTGATGATGAAACTGGAAGCTGTCGGCCTGCGTGGGGCGGCGAAACTGATGCCGTCAGAACTCTCCGGCGGCATGGCGCGACGTGCGGCGCTGGCGCGCGCTATCGCGCTTGAGCCCGACCTCATCATGTTTGATGAACCTTTTGTTGGCCAGGACCCGATCACCATGGGCGTGCTGGTCAAACTGATTTCGGAACTCAATAGCGCGCTCGGTGTCACTTGTGTCGTGGTTTCGCACGATGTGCCTGAAGTGCTGAGTATCGCGGATTACGCCTACATCGTGGCGGATAAAAAAATTGTCGCGCACGGGAGCGCGTCGGCATTGCAGGAAAACGACGATCCTCGGGTACGCCAGTTCCTCGACGGCATTGCCGACGGGCCTGTGCCGTTCCGCTATCCTGCGGGCGACTATCGCCGCGATCTCTTAGGAACAGGGAGCTAA
- the mlaE gene encoding lipid asymmetry maintenance ABC transporter permease subunit MlaE: MLLNALAALGHRGIKTLATFGRAGLMLFNAIVGKPEFRKHAPLLVRQLYNVGVLSMLIILVSGVFIGMVLGLQGYLVLTTYSAETSLGMLVALSLLRELGPVVAALLFAGRAGSALTAEIGLMRATEQLSSMEMMAVDPLRRVIAPRFWAGVISLPLLTIMFVAVGVWGGSLVGVSWKGIDAGFFWSAMQNAVDFRLDLVNCLIKSLVFAITVTWIALFNGYDAIPTSAGISRATTRTVVHSSLAVLGLDFVLTALMFGN; this comes from the coding sequence ATGCTGTTAAATGCACTGGCCGCGCTGGGCCATCGCGGGATTAAGACTCTCGCGACGTTCGGGCGCGCCGGGTTAATGTTATTCAATGCCATCGTCGGCAAGCCGGAGTTTCGTAAGCATGCGCCGTTGCTGGTGCGTCAGCTTTATAACGTTGGCGTGCTGTCGATGCTGATCATCCTCGTGTCCGGTGTATTTATCGGCATGGTGCTGGGTCTTCAGGGGTATCTGGTGCTGACCACCTACAGTGCAGAAACCAGCTTAGGTATGCTGGTGGCGCTGTCGCTGCTGCGTGAGCTGGGGCCGGTGGTTGCCGCGCTGCTGTTTGCAGGGCGCGCAGGCTCCGCACTGACCGCTGAAATCGGCCTGATGCGCGCGACGGAACAGCTCTCCAGCATGGAGATGATGGCTGTTGATCCGCTGCGTCGCGTCATTGCGCCACGTTTCTGGGCGGGCGTTATCTCGCTGCCGCTGCTGACGATTATGTTCGTCGCGGTGGGGGTGTGGGGCGGTTCGCTGGTTGGCGTAAGCTGGAAAGGTATTGATGCCGGCTTCTTCTGGTCGGCAATGCAAAACGCGGTGGACTTCCGTCTTGATCTGGTTAACTGCCTGATTAAGAGCCTGGTCTTCGCCATTACGGTTACATGGATTGCGTTATTCAACGGTTACGATGCGATCCCCACTTCTGCCGGGATCAGCCGGGCGACAACGCGCACCGTGGTGCATTCGTCGCTGGCGGTACTTGGGTTGGACTTTGTGCTGACGGCACTGATGTTTGGGAATTGA
- the mlaD gene encoding outer membrane lipid asymmetry maintenance protein MlaD, giving the protein MQTKKSEIWVGIFLLVAMLAALFICLKAADVTSLRVEPTYRIYATFDNIGGLKARSPVRIGGVVIGRVADITLDPKTYLPRVALDIEERYNHIPDTSSLAIRTSGLLGEQYLALNVGFEDPELGTSILKDGGTIQDTKSAMVLEDLIGQFLYNSKGGDNKTSGDAQSAGEGHTDAATPAAGSTN; this is encoded by the coding sequence ATGCAAACGAAAAAGAGTGAAATCTGGGTCGGTATCTTTTTGCTGGTTGCCATGCTGGCGGCGCTGTTTATCTGCCTGAAAGCGGCAGATGTCACCTCGCTGCGCGTGGAGCCGACATACCGCATTTACGCCACCTTCGATAACATCGGCGGCCTGAAAGCGCGTTCGCCGGTACGTATCGGCGGGGTAGTGATTGGTCGCGTCGCGGACATCACCCTCGACCCGAAAACCTATCTGCCGCGCGTGGCGCTGGATATCGAAGAGCGTTACAACCATATTCCGGATACCAGCTCGCTGGCAATCCGCACCTCCGGCCTGCTGGGGGAACAGTATCTGGCGCTGAACGTCGGATTTGAAGACCCGGAGCTGGGAACGTCTATCCTTAAGGATGGCGGTACTATCCAGGACACCAAATCCGCCATGGTGCTGGAAGATTTAATCGGTCAGTTCCTTTACAACAGTAAAGGCGGTGACAATAAGACTTCAGGCGATGCGCAAAGCGCTGGCGAAGGACATACTGATGCTGCGACGCCTGCTGCTGGCTCGACGAATTAA
- the mlaC gene encoding phospholipid-binding protein MlaC, whose amino-acid sequence MFKRLLMVAMLVIAPLTAATAADQSNPYKLMNEAAQKTFDRLKNEQPKIRANPNYLRDVVDQELLPYVQVKYAGALVLGRYYKDATPAQRDAYFAAFREYLKQAYGQALAMYHGQTYQIAPEQPLNDASIVPIRVTIVDPNGRPPVRLDFQWRKNTQTGNWQAYDMIAEGVSMITTKQNEWSDLLRTKGIDGLTAQLKSISNQPITLEQKK is encoded by the coding sequence ATGTTTAAACGCTTATTGATGGTCGCTATGCTGGTGATTGCTCCGTTAACCGCGGCAACGGCGGCTGACCAGTCCAATCCGTACAAGCTGATGAATGAAGCGGCGCAGAAAACCTTTGATCGCCTGAAAAATGAACAACCGAAAATTCGCGCGAATCCGAACTACCTGCGCGACGTGGTCGATCAGGAACTGCTGCCGTACGTACAGGTAAAATACGCCGGTGCGCTGGTGCTGGGCCGTTACTACAAAGACGCCACCCCGGCGCAGCGTGACGCTTACTTCGCCGCATTCCGTGAGTACCTGAAACAGGCTTACGGCCAGGCACTGGCGATGTACCACGGTCAGACCTACCAGATTGCGCCGGAACAGCCGCTGAACGATGCGTCTATCGTGCCTATTCGCGTAACGATTGTTGATCCGAACGGTCGCCCGCCGGTGCGCCTGGATTTCCAGTGGCGTAAAAATACCCAGACGGGTAACTGGCAGGCTTATGACATGATTGCGGAAGGGGTGAGCATGATCACCACCAAGCAAAACGAGTGGAGCGATCTGCTGCGCACCAAAGGTATCGATGGCCTGACGGCGCAGCTCAAATCCATCTCCAACCAGCCGATCACGCTGGAACAGAAAAAATAA
- the mlaB gene encoding lipid asymmetry maintenance protein MlaB, whose translation MMEQLSWTRDGETLSLHGELDQDLLVPLWDARAEATSGAQVIDLSGLSRVDTAGLALLIHFIELIRRQGNTASVKGVSENVATLAGLYNLPADMIP comes from the coding sequence ATAATGGAACAGTTAAGCTGGACGCGCGACGGGGAAACTCTGTCGCTGCACGGTGAACTGGATCAAGATCTGCTGGTTCCCCTGTGGGACGCCAGAGCAGAGGCCACGAGCGGCGCGCAGGTGATTGATTTAAGTGGGTTAAGCCGCGTTGATACTGCCGGCCTGGCGTTATTAATCCACTTTATCGAGCTGATCCGCCGTCAGGGCAATACAGCCAGCGTTAAAGGTGTGAGCGAAAACGTCGCCACGCTCGCCGGATTGTATAATCTGCCAGCAGATATGATCCCATAA
- the ibaG gene encoding BolA family iron metabolism protein IbaG has translation MENHEIQTVLMNALSLQEAIVSGDGSHFQVIAVGEMFDGMSRVKKQQTIYAPLMEYIADNRIHALSIKAYTPQEWARDRKLNGF, from the coding sequence ATGGAAAATCATGAAATTCAGACCGTGCTGATGAATGCACTCTCCCTTCAGGAAGCGATCGTCTCGGGCGATGGCAGCCACTTTCAGGTTATCGCGGTGGGTGAGATGTTTGACGGCATGAGCCGGGTCAAGAAGCAACAGACTATCTATGCCCCGCTGATGGAGTATATTGCGGACAACCGCATCCATGCCCTGTCAATCAAAGCGTATACCCCGCAAGAGTGGGCGCGCGACCGTAAACTTAACGGATTTTGA
- the murA gene encoding UDP-N-acetylglucosamine 1-carboxyvinyltransferase → MDKFRVQGPTKLQGEVSISGAKNAALPILFAALLAEEPVEIQNVPKLKDVDTSMKLLSQLGAKVERNGSVHIDASGVNIFCAPYELVKTMRASIWALGPLVARFGQGQVSLPGGCTIGARPVDLHITGLEQLGATIKLEEGYVKASVDGRLKGAHIVMDKVSVGATVTIMSAATLAEGTTIIENAAREPEIVDTANFLVALGAKISGQGTDRITIEGVKRLGGGVYRVLPDRIETGTFLVAAAISRGKIICRNACPETLDAVLAKLREAGAEIEVGSDWISLDMHGQRPKAVNVRTAPHPGFPTDMQAQFTLLNMLAEGTGVITETIFENRFMHIPELIRMGARAEIESNTAICHGVEKLSGAQVMATDLRASASLVLAGCIAEGTTIVDRIYHIDRGYERIEDKLRALGANIERVKGE, encoded by the coding sequence ATGGATAAATTCCGTGTTCAGGGGCCGACTAAGCTCCAGGGCGAAGTGTCTATTTCCGGCGCTAAAAATGCCGCACTGCCAATCCTCTTCGCCGCACTGCTGGCGGAAGAGCCGGTAGAGATTCAAAACGTCCCAAAACTGAAAGACGTTGATACGTCGATGAAGCTGCTGAGCCAGTTAGGCGCGAAAGTTGAGCGAAATGGTTCGGTACACATCGATGCCAGCGGTGTGAACATTTTCTGCGCGCCGTATGAGCTGGTGAAAACCATGCGTGCTTCTATCTGGGCGCTTGGGCCGCTGGTGGCGCGTTTTGGTCAGGGTCAGGTTTCGCTGCCGGGCGGCTGCACCATCGGTGCGCGTCCGGTTGACCTGCACATCACTGGTCTGGAACAGCTCGGTGCGACCATCAAGCTGGAAGAAGGCTATGTAAAAGCCTCCGTCGATGGTCGCCTGAAAGGCGCGCACATCGTGATGGACAAAGTGAGCGTTGGCGCCACCGTGACCATCATGTCGGCGGCTACGCTTGCGGAAGGTACAACCATCATCGAAAACGCCGCGCGTGAGCCGGAAATTGTCGATACGGCAAACTTCCTCGTTGCGCTGGGCGCGAAAATCAGCGGCCAGGGCACCGATCGCATTACCATCGAAGGCGTAAAACGCCTGGGTGGCGGCGTATATCGTGTTCTGCCAGACCGTATCGAAACCGGTACGTTCCTGGTGGCAGCAGCCATTTCTCGCGGCAAAATCATCTGCCGTAACGCCTGCCCGGAAACGCTGGACGCCGTGCTGGCGAAACTGCGTGAAGCCGGTGCTGAAATCGAAGTCGGCAGCGACTGGATCAGCCTGGATATGCACGGTCAGCGTCCGAAAGCGGTGAACGTGCGTACCGCGCCGCACCCTGGCTTCCCGACCGACATGCAGGCGCAGTTCACTCTGCTGAATATGCTGGCGGAAGGTACCGGTGTTATCACCGAAACCATCTTCGAAAACCGTTTCATGCACATTCCGGAACTGATCCGTATGGGCGCGCGTGCGGAAATCGAAAGCAATACGGCTATCTGTCACGGCGTTGAGAAACTTTCCGGCGCTCAGGTGATGGCGACCGATCTGCGCGCGTCTGCAAGCCTGGTGCTGGCAGGTTGCATCGCGGAAGGTACCACCATTGTTGACCGTATCTATCACATCGATCGTGGCTACGAGCGCATTGAAGACAAACTGCGCGCGCTGGGTGCGAATATCGAGCGTGTGAAGGGCGAGTAA
- the sfsB gene encoding DNA-binding transcriptional regulator SfsB has protein sequence MDKFIDWHPADIIAGLRKKGTTMAAESRKNGLSSSTLANVLSRPWPKGELIIAKALGTEPWVIWPSRYHDPITHQFIDKTQLMRQSKKK, from the coding sequence ATGGATAAGTTTATTGACTGGCACCCTGCGGATATCATCGCGGGTCTGCGCAAAAAAGGCACAACAATGGCGGCGGAATCCCGCAAAAATGGCCTGAGTTCCTCTACGCTTGCCAACGTTCTGTCGCGCCCGTGGCCGAAAGGTGAGCTGATTATCGCAAAAGCACTGGGTACAGAGCCGTGGGTTATCTGGCCGTCACGCTATCACGACCCTATCACACATCAGTTTATTGATAAGACGCAGTTGATGCGTCAGTCGAAAAAGAAATAA